Within the Gopherus flavomarginatus isolate rGopFla2 chromosome 8, rGopFla2.mat.asm, whole genome shotgun sequence genome, the region agacaggatagtgggctggatggatctttggtctgacccagcatggccattcttatggtcttatgttAGTAATTACAGCTAAGCTACTTCAGTCAAAGAATGAGTTGTTGTTATCTAGATGCTTACAAGATTACAAGCTGGACTTGGATCATTGGGTTCCATCCACGGAAAACAGAATCCACAGATGTGGGTATCTACTGTCCAGCCCAGCTAACAGAATCAGTTCGTTTACTGTAATCTAGATAATTCCCAACCAATAACTGGCAACACTACAGCTCCCTGTGACCAGACGTGCCCGAGCACATTCGGTGATTTATTTCAAACTGCGTGTCAAACATCGATACAGAACTCGCACACCTCGAACATAAACAGAGCATAGCAAGAAAACGGACAAAATAACCCAATGAACATTAATGCTAAACCGTAAAACAACAAACCACTCTTGTAGCTCTGTAAATATCTATCTCTAATCACAGCCTTACTTTTTGCAACGCTTAGCTGAGCGTCTGTAAGCACAGAACCCACGTGTGTTCCGTAACACGTGTGTGTGAGTGCGCGGGAGAGAGACAGGCCTTTTGCGCAGCGCTTGCCAAAGACGCAGGTTCGGGTTCATGACGCGGGTGACCGATGTATTTCCAGTTGTTGCCGCCCTGGGGGAGATGAGCTGATCTTGGCAGAGACCAGCCGGGTTTGGATACCCGGGCCGGCATGCGGGAGCCCCTTTGGCTGCTAACCCCAGGTCCCAAGGAGGTTGCAGGCGTTTCCCACTCACCGTACGTGGACGGTCCGGGTCCCAGAGGGAGCTGCCCCTCCCCGGCGCTCGGCTCGGGCTAGGGGCTCCGTGGTTCAAAGCCTGGCgcgggcagggggaggaaggctCCTTTTGGCCCCGGGAAAGTGACCCCTCAGAGCTCACTGAGCCCTCTCCTGGAGGGGGGAGCGTTTCCTTCGTCCCTGCtgtgccctggctcccagccctttgCGAGCCCGGCCGGGAGTGTGCGTGGGCTGGGAGACCCGCGGGAGCCCTCGGAGGGCACCTGGCGCCAGAGCTGGGGGCGAGCCGGCAGAGGGGTCCGTCTGGCCTCACGCCCACTGTGGGGGGTGGCGTGGGAGGTGCCCCCTCTTTCCGGCTCTGGAGCGTCCCTCTGTCTGCCCTGGCACCTGGAGGGGCCACACTTGGCTAGACAAGCGGCAGGGCTGGCCAATGACTGGCAGGCGCCAGCCCCCGGCTCCTGCGCCCCCGTGGGCTCTCCGGCCGCCCGGGGCTTGGCGGTGGCGGTGGCgagggcaggctccaggctgccGTGCGTTTTCAGGTGTTtgcgcagggagctggggtgggtgtaGGATTTCTCGCACCCTTTGACTTTGCAGCTATATGGCTTGTCCCTCGAGTGCACGTGGGTGTGCTTCTTTCTGTCACTGCTGTTGGCAAACCTCCTGTCACACCCAGCGAATTCACACACGAACGGCTTCTCCCCTAGAACACAAACCCACATGCTCACCCGAGGCATCGCGTGTGGAAGGGGCACAAGAACGTGTCCGCGCGAGGCAACGCGTCATTTCCAGGAGCAAAAAAAAAGAATCTACTGTTTGCAGAACCAGGGGCTTCTTTTCGTGCCAGTAACTTTATCTTTTTCAGTGACACCGTTCAGCTACCCAGCATTTCAGTGTGATCTGCAGGCTGCGCGGGAGGCGCTGGCAGATCAGCCATCACAAAGTATGCCTTAACTGATGgcgcaaataaataaaataatacctAGAATCCTTCAGGTTTGGGAGATCGGCCTCATAATTAATAAAGAGCCTGAAATCACTACCCCAATGCCAGTCCTCGCTCTGCCTTCAGAGGAAGCATCACATATGTTTACTCATTTCTCTGGTGTCAGAATTTGCTGGCTTTGTCTGGTAGATAGATGCAGTCAGAGAATTTCCCAGCATGCCTCTAAAAttcttgttttttaatatttgtttaacGTGTCGATTTGTCCAAACAGGGGTCTAATGCAAAATAATCCTCGGTAGCACATTACCCTTTCCGCACCGCGTTTCCTCGCATTTTTTCTCTTGGCGAGGTAGAGAGCTTAATAAAAAATTGTGGGCACAGGGCcctatttgggggtggggagtagaCTAGAAGGGGGTCTTAAAAACGAGGGACACCGAAATCTAATTAGACAAGCTGAGGCAAAATTTAGTCACGTTAAGAATATTTTTATAGGAAAACGTGGAGGAAAGCAGAGGCTGCTCAGAGATTTCTTTCACTGCTGGTTCTATTTCTTCCTCCTAACAGAAGAATGACTTCCCTTTTTGTGTACTATGACATAATCACATGAAAGGAGACTCATTTTGTTAAGCGCTGTAAGGTTCTAGGGGAAGACAATGTCTCTGAAACTggaatgtggggagggggggagcttgTTACCTTCAGACAATATTCGTGTATTATTGACTGAAGAAATAttaggtgtgggtgggtggggggtttACCTTGGAGCAGTAGCCTGTAAGCATAGAGTTtgaggaggaaggaaggggaaatgTTAGTAAAAACAATTGTCCCTTGTTTTCAATTATGAGCCAGAAATACAGCAAAAAATATTTCCCTAGTTATAATTAGCATCCAGAGGTAAACATATACCGCACATGCAACCGCTCTGGGGGCTTTTCCATTCAAATGAAAGGGAAAATAATACTacggttttatttatttgtattttattctgGTTGGGTTTTATTGCTATTTCAACCCTTCCAAGTTCAGGAAGCAAATGATCCCCCCCTACCCACCCCCAGAAAATCTACTTATTACTGTTGCTACTTGCTACTTGCAGTCTAACTAACCTGTGTGGATTCTTTTATGTATCTTCAGGTTTTCAGCTCTTGCAAACACTTTCTCACACCCAGGAAACGGGCATAGAAACGGCCTTTCGCCTGTGTGCACTCTGATGTGGTTTACGAGTTTGTATTTGGCTTTAAAGGGTTTTTTCTCCCTGGCGCAGCCCTCCCAGTCACAAACATGGTTGGGCTGCTCTGGTCCTCCGACGTGCTCCATGGTGACATGGTGGACTAGCTCATACATGGTGCTGAATATTCTGGAGCAAGCCTGCCTGGAGTGGTGTCCTTTGCTGTCAGTCCACTTGCAGATCAGTTCTTGTGGAATGGGCTGCCCAGGGTAAGGGAGAAAAGCGGCGGTCTCTCTGTGGATTGCCAGTTTCATCGTCTGATACCCTTCTAGAACGGGAGAGGCAAAGGGCGGCTCAGCCTGAGCTCCACTTACTGGGCTGCAATGATGGGACCTGGTTCTCAGATCCCTTGCCAGCCTTCGTGCCCCCTGCTCCTTAGAGTTTCTGGTGCTAGCTGCCTGCTTTGGCGAACCCTGGTTTTCACGTCCCCTGTGGTTGGGTGAGTCTAGATACATCCGGAACATGCCATGGTAAGAGGTTCTGGAGGAATTCTCATCAGCAGCTCCGGGCATGGTGGGTCCTGGGGGATCTCTGCTTATGGGCGAGCTGTCCCAGCTGGTGTCAGAGGCAGAACGGAGAGGGGAGACACTGGGGATCTCCAGCCATACACCGAGCCCGGTGTCAGAATCTGGCAAACTGTGAGAGGAGCCGAGTTTTAAGGAAGTGCCAGTGGGGTGCCCTCCATTCCCCAGTACCAAAGGTGGCAGCGCCATGCTGCGCTCGGTATTACCATCCCCAGGGTAGGGCAGCTAGTCCACCTCGACCAGCCTGTCATATTGTGAGCTAGGTAGGTGGATGGGAACCTCCAAAATTAATtagccccccctgcccccgatATTTGCCTACTTAGTGTCCATAACAAACACAGCCCACGTGATCCGGGAAAAGGCGAGAGAAAGACATACACAACAGCCAGGCAAATTGTTAGCAACTCCAGCGTTTGGGGAGCTCGGTGCTGTAACTATGCCCTCAGCATTCAGAGCCCTTAAAGTGATGGTAAAAATGCATCTAAACATGCTGCCGTGTATATATAAAAGCACAGCGGGATGAGCTGCTTTCCAGAAAGGGGCTTGGTGATTGGCTGTGGCTTGGCATGACTGACAAGAGCTTAGTTTGGTAAAGAGAAGAAACGCAAGCTTTCACAGCAGGAtttcttttctaaaatatatCACACTAGCCTTTGAAAAGCGCCGCACACTCTCAGGGAAGTAAGGTTTCACCGGCTTGCTTTCTAGTGCGCTGACATTTCTTTACAACGCAGCTCAGatcaaaaaaagaaataaaatgtgttCCAAACACAATGTTTTAATTAGTTGATTCTGTGCGTTCTGCTTTTATCTGGTGTCTGTATCAGGGAGCCCTACCCTTTAATTAAAACAACCGCCTGCCTGTACAACGGCGCAGGCAAATACTTAACTTCCCCCTTTGTAGCTCCGAGCAAATGCAATTTACTGCACTTCGCGGACGCATTTCTAAAATAAACGTGGACGCCTTTAAAGCTAGACGCGAGTGGGCGAAGGGACCGGGCGATGGCTGCTGAAAACTTAAGGGGAGAAGTGAGATTACATGTGAAATTCTGCTAGTATCAATATTAACTTCCACAACATCTGCAGGAGAACGGGAGAATATGTTGTGAGGCTCCTACAAAGGGAGATTACATGGAACAAAGACATATAATTGTCTTGATCTGGGATCTACATTAGAAatgctacatttttttttaaagcggcAAATGACATTCAAGCAAAGTTTCAATGCTCCCCGGTCTCGCCCAACTGGGGCAATCACTTTCCCCGTGTTTGCTTGTTTGTGAACCGTACAGTGGTGACATTCATCCTTTTCTGAAACAGGTTTCTCATTGCGCAACTGACACTTGGGAAATGGTCCCACTATGAATTGAATCCGCTCGGTGAAAAGCGCACTGGTTGAACAGTGCCTTAATTCTAGCCAGGGAAGCAGGTTAACTGTTCTACCTTACTTCTCTGAACCCGAGATAAAGCTACAATGAAATAATCCGATTTGTTTTCTAGCTGAGGCATTCCTGCTTTTCCTGCTAGTCTACCTGcaaaaaaccaacaaacaaacaaagaccgAAAACTTTACCCTGACAATGTCTAATGCCTTTTGCAACCGACATTTGTTGATCCCTAATCTGAGGCAGCGACACGGTGGTTCTAAACGAAAGACAAATGATTTGATTTATTCGTGCGGTTATAAAAACGTAACACAACACATTCTAGCAGAACAAAAGGCGGGATCTTGAAATGCTGGTAAATGAATTGGCTGGTTTGCTTTAATATAAATATAGATACGGTCCATCAAATGAAAATCAGATTCTGAGTCGTCTTGACAAACATTTCCGTTTTAAATACAGCGCTGACGGGCAATTAATGATAACCCCGCTGGACTGATTAGTTTGTGTAAGTAACAATAAACAGGTCTACAGAAATTGACACATAAATGCAGCGATCGTAGGAAACCTTGAGCTTTTCTTACTCAGTTTCCTAGAATGAAAACATGATGTTTTGCTAATCTTTTGCCCTCCCCAGTTggttctatttttaatttttgaagaACAAATACACGAgcttgaaaaataatattttcaaatgaaGTGGTTCACTAATTCAATTAAACCCTAGGCAAAGTGCAGAGGGAGCGAGGGACATTTCACTGAAGCTAATTCATCTTCCTTAGTAAAGTAGAAAGATTGCTTTCAATCTGCATTTGCTGCTGTCAGTATAAAATTAAGTAATTGCGTCTATCTTCCATGGACGTTATTCCTGGTCCTCGTTCAAACACTAAATAGCTCATTTGGTAGCAGTAATAAACCCGTTATTTCAGGCATTCACAATAATCTTACAGGGTTTCCCAGGCTTGCTCGAATTCTCAGTGATGTGATTACTCCCAATCACAAACGAGAAATAGAAACAAACTGACATTCAGTAACAACCTGCTCCACCCAAACACAGAACCTTTTATTTATCACGTCTTTCCCTTATCTTCTAACCCCTATGGCTGAAAACTTTCCTTAGCTTTCGAGTCTTACTGACTCCCGAGGGAATGCTTTTGGAGCGCATGCCTGGCAATTAAGACGTAGTGTGAATTATAATCTGATTTCACTCCGTATTGCCATTCAGAAATATCTTTGCAAAGGAATAAAGAGGTAAAATAAATCCCAAAGATCAACAGAAAGCCCTAGACACAGAAAGCCaaatggcaaaatttgaagaAACCGTTTCAAATCCAACAGAAAAGGCTACAAATATAGCAGAAGAAAAGGCTTAATTCTCCCCATATAATTTGGGAGGGGGATCTAAATGTAGCATTTAAGTGTCACTGAATATTGAAGCACCACATTCGGAGTGACTAAGGCATGTAACCGAGAACACTGAATACATTAAAACGAgacttctgtgatttttttctaagACCTTAAAATATTCAACACGTTGTTTAAAAAGGTCTTCCGTGACATTAGAAACTCGTTCGTTTCCTTGGCGGATGCTAAATTCTTTTGCTGGTACCTGCGAGCTAGTGAGATGGGGGGAAACCATCTAGTTCCACCCAGTTCTTTGGGAAAACAACGCGAAACCAAACAGGAATGGAGGAGGAAGGTGTCCTGTTATGTCAAATACTCGGTGTTAGCGTAAATCTGCCTCCCTGCTCCAAACCCACACGCCCCACAAGTGTCCTGGGCTGCCAGGACTGCCTGCAGGAATGGAGACCGGCAACCTGAGGGAGGGCTGGAGGGGCAGGCACAGGCTGCGGGGATCCTGCCCTGCAGGAGGGGAGGCCACAGCGAGCTCCGGGCCGGAGAGGGCGTGGCTCCGAAAGGAGAAGGGCTGGATCCTCATCCATCCCTCTCTGGGCCCTCTCGCTGCAGCTGCTGGCGAGGCGATCAggtggcaggggagggcaggcatCAGAGACCACCTGAGCCGGAGCCCTGAGTTGCCCAGAGCACATCACTCCCGGATGTGGGGAGCCCCACCGCATGGTGTgtaagaacccccccccccatcccggaGCTGTCACCCAGGGGTGCCCAGTCCCGGCCCCGGGCAGGCGGAGCGCCGGGCGAATGGCTGCTTTGCAGCAGCTTCCTCCAAGCACCTGTCCGGGGCCAGGAGACTGCGGTTAAATAAACAGCTTCCTTGAGGGGAGGCAGATCCCGCCCGGCTTGGGGAGCGACCGGAAGCCTCTGGTCGGATGCAGGCTGGTTGCTGAGCTACCAGCCACAGGCCTGCAGCACGGACGCCTCTGCTTGTCCAGCTTTCACCCACGGGGCCTAGGCAGGAATTCCGGCTGCCCCTTGTAGGTCAGGTCAGGCTCCCTCGCCCACCCAGAAAGGCCTTTAACCTGCCCCGGCCCCTGCCCTGTGCTCCGGGAGTCAGCTCCATCCCTCGGCTTCTCCCACTGCCAGCCCGCCTGGCTGCTGCAGCACCTGGGCGCCAATTGCCCTGACATCGGAAACGCAAATCTGGCAAAACGCCCGGGGTCTGCCGTGTCCCTGCCAGGAGAAACTTCGGGAGCCCCCTCACACAACTGGGTCCCCCAGCTTCCACTGCCTGCGCAAAGCGCCCATAAAGCTGGGCACACAAGGGGCTAGTGCCCTTTGCACGTGAATCACCCCCAGACCCGAGACAAATGCCCTCCCCCCCACGTTGCCTTAAGCAATGGCCTGCTGCTGTCCATGTGCAATTCGCCgggagcaggatcgggccctactCATTAAAAGACTGGGACCTTCTCTCGTAAATAGGTTCGGCTGGTCTGGGGCCCCTTGTGGTACCCCGGCCACGGGATGGGCCACAGGTCAGCAGGGAGAGAGACTTTAGAAAGGGAGAGTGTGAAATTTACACCTGTTGGTATGAACGGGAACGTCTCCACTCTCCGCGTGCAGAGCCAGAACAGGGGAGACATTACAGGGGCCACTCACTCCGCCCAGCCGGATGAGGCCCGATCCTGCTTCCTTAGGCGCAGGATCGGGCGAAAAATGAAGGGAGGACATCACGGTTTGCCTAAAAACGGTAAAGCTTGTGTGGTGTGGGGCAGGATGACTGGGCGGGCTggggatttctttctttctaattgAACGTAAGTTCCCAAATTCCTGATGcgtttaatttcctttttctccATTGGAACGTGGTCTGCTTATTTTCGGTCCAGTATTTTCTCGTTCTCGGCAAAttctagggtgtgtgtgtgtgtgtgtgtgtgtgtgagagagagagagagagagagagagagagacctggtaAGAGGCCGGAGCGGGGGAGGATATATCCTGTTTGAAAGGTCAGGGAATAATAGAACAAGAGGCTGCACTTGTCCAACGCAGTTGCTCAGTGTCACCACCCCAGGCCCGGGCGGCTCCAGGCAAGTCCAGAGCTAGAGCCCGATTGCGAGGGTGATATGGAGGAGCGGGGACTTCAGAGACTGGGCGAGCTGGCGGGCCCCCAGGCGTGACTCTGGAAGTCTGGGGTCCCTGGCCCACCCGGGGCACAATGTGCTCTGCTCTGGAGCGCCCCCTAGTGTCAAGCTGCGCTCCGGCGCAGCTTGTTTTCTCGCCAGTCGCGGGGGTATTGGCGGCTGTTGCTCAGCCCGGGCTATGGGTTTGGACTACGGCACTGGCCTGCGCCGAGTCCCGCGGGGCCTGCGGGCGGGtttgggccagggccagggccacgGCCAGGGCCACGGCCACGGCCACCAAAACCTCAGCCCTTCTCCTGTTTCCTGGGCCGGGCCCAGTGACTGAACCACGCCTGCTGCAGCCTGGAGGGCCGGGCGCTTGCGCTGGGCGCTGGCTCGCCTGTCTTAGCACCGAGCCCGGCGAACTGGGGCGCACGGGCTggcctggggggcaggaaatgtgcagccccccccccaggttcAGAAACACGGTCTCGCGCTGTGCCAAAAACGTGACACACGCGCCTGCAAACTCCGCGGTGATGTTCAGTGCATCTCACCACCCTAGGCTGGCTGAACTTCCCCATTCGGCCCGAGTAAAACAGGAAAGCGGCCGCAGCCAGGCACAGGGAGACCAGAGCGGGGCTGCTGTTCACTGTTATCCGAAATCTGGTGTCTCCACCTTAAATCTCCCCTGCAAAGCTCCAGCCGCGGAGCACAGACCTTGCTACAGGAGGATGAGAAGCTGGAGTTTTGGGGAAGCGATCGTTCTTGTTCCCATTCGGGGATGTGGGGAAGTGACTTCCAGGAACACAATAAATAACCGGATCGGGACAATATTCGAGGGTGACTCAGAAAGCAGGGCAAATAAAAGTGCCTATTTATTCTGCAGGCCTTTAATACGCCTTTGCTACACTCTCCCCATCGCCTCCGCACGCGGGCTCAGCCCGGCCTCCCCAGCTCAgatctcaggggtggggcccggTGCctaccctgccctggggccaacTTGCTTTTCTCGAGCAGCCGAGCCGAGCCCAGAGCGGGAAGCGAGTTCTGGGCGAGCCTGAGCAAGAGGAGCGGAGCTGTTCTGTGGGCAGGCTGGGGGCTCGCCAGTTCACATGCCTTCGAGCCGTTTGGTGGCTCCGGTTGCCCCACAGGGCTCAGTCACGCAGAAAGGGTCAATAAAGTGTCTGTCCCCCGCAAAAGAAGAAAGACAATAAAGCCACCCTCCAGGTCACAGGTCACCTCGTCACTGATTGAGATATTCGcaacttttttccccttctacTTCTGAAAAGctaaaggggaggagggagccgGAGCCTGAAACGGAGACGGGCTTTTGATTCCGGCAACTAGAAAAAGGCATCTTAAAATAAGCAAAACAGCCCTTGATTTAGTAAACCTGGCAAAGCTGTCATAGCACACAGGAGCcgcaagcccccccccccctccttgcCCAGGCAAACCCCTTGCAGAGTGAAAGAGACCTGATTTCCTTCCCCAGGGTAGGCACCTTTGCTGTAATAGCCTCTCCTTTAAAACAAATCATTCGTGCCAGGATGTAGTCGGCAACGAGTGCAGGATGAACAAGCGGCCAGGATGCAGAAGTAACTTTTTGGTTTTTTCATGCATATTCTGAAACAGCTGAAAGCTAGTATGCACGTTTGGTGTACCAACTGCACTGCCTGGAAgtaagtaagagagagagagcgttGAAGCCAACATAATCAGGAGTGGGGGTGGAAATGggtgttcattaaaaaaatgaatctgtTGAACCCCAGGTGCCTCTGTGGCAAATAATAATTCGCGGGTTGTGCTCTAAAAATAATCAAGAAAAGGAGTAGATGGAAAAGCAGAATATTTATAGCAAATAGCGTGGGGCTTTCAGGACAAATCTAGACCTGATTTTTTAAATCGATGCGGTCAATGCAGAATTaaggctctggcagtgatccGAAGGGGCGGTGCTGTTGGGTTTTTCTGTCCCTTTATAAATGGATGTGGGCTCCCCAGATGGGAAAGTTCCTAAAATCAGAGACATAACGCTCACATAACACTAAGCTGGCTGAATCAActgcttagaggtttttaatttgcatttttacaaACAAACATACAATATAAGGAAAATGTGACTCCTCAGAGAGCACCACGTCTTGCAGAACGGAGTGACTATAATGGGCCCGAAAACCTTGGTATTCAGAAATTAATTACCGTCGCCATGTTATGGTCCCCTGGTATATTCCACCGTAAGCACAAATACGGTAAATGCGCCCACCTCAGATTTGTGTTTTGCCTCTGAAACTAGGAGGGAGAAGCTGCGCTCCAAGGTTTTCTGTGTGGCATGAATGGTTTGGGCTTTGGAAAGAGAAGAGCCCTTTGTTTTATCCCCGCGTTTATTTTAGTATTAAGAATAATTGAAAAATGCCCCTCAGATTTTGCAACCCAGCGGAACCATCAGTTATTTTAACCTGTTTTTTTGTTGCTGCCTGGATTAAAACAGAACCTAAACTTCGCCCAGAAGCCAAATACAGGAGAAGATACTGTAGTCAGACAAGAATTCCGCTCCTTTTAGTTACAGTATGTCCCTGATATTCTCCCAAATCGTCCGCCTGGCAGTTTAGCGATCTCTGTGTGCTTATTGAAGACATTTGCTTACCTTTCTATTGCTTTTGCTTATCTAGGCTCTAGCATACAATTCATCCCGTGCATTTCTTAAATGTAATTCATTCATTACAGTACGCGGAGAGCGCGGGCGAGTTCCTACACACTTCTGTTTGTTATAAACACCGCTCATGTTTTTCACCCCCATTTTCGATACATTAAAGCGTTTctccctgcctctctctgcacTTTGATTTTCTGAACCCCTTTCTTTGTGGAAGTTCAGACCTGTTTACTTCAGCCGGTATCTCTGAAGTTCCAATGTACATGTGATTACCCCTCGGCTGATTGACAGTTACAATGAAAATGTCTCATTCGCTTCTGGTTTGCATTTAATTACACTGGAATTGCAATATGGTTATGGCAAAAGAAAAACTACATTCCTGTCCGCTTATTAGCGAGATCCATTTGTCTAGGATACACTGACTTGTAAAAGGAATTTAGTGCTCATAAAATATTTGCCTTTCTCTCTgggctgcagtttgaaaacaaaaaCTCTTTATACGGCCATCAAAAAACTTCCAGTACGACCCAGCTTTTCGCTTTTCAGCAGGCACAGAGCTGATTGGAGATCAATACAGAAACTTCACCTGGAAAGCCCCATAGATTATCTTTAATGGGAAAGAAATGAGTTTGGGAAATTTGCCCCTTGTCTGAGATTTCTGTGGGGAGTATCTAGGGCCCCGTCTCGCAGTTTTCACTCTGGCAATAGGACTTGAGACTTGAATGGGAGCGTTGCTGGAATAAGGGCGGTAAAATGAGATTTACAGTCAAGAAAACGCCCTTTTCGTCAGTTTCACGCACACACAAATGACCCTGGCTCTGATGTGCGCTGTAAAGCGAGGCGAGCGGTTTGTCCGAGGGTAGGAGGGTTCCGCAAAAGCCCTGGCCACAGCAAATGGCTTCTTCCCTCTATAACCCCCCTCCCTCCTTGGATAACCAAAGAATCCCGTATTGAAATGAAGCAGCGATCACTCGCAGGAAGGGAAGGGGCTTGCTGCCTGAAAAAGTCCTTCGGGTTTTGTGGGTGTCCAATTCCAAACCCAGtccagatttaaaaataaaacaaactaaaaaaagggGCAAATTGCACAGATATGCGTTTGGCGT harbors:
- the LOC127056883 gene encoding zinc finger protein ZIC 4-like: MALPPLVLGNGGHPTGTSLKLGSSHSLPDSDTGLGVWLEIPSVSPLRSASDTSWDSSPISRDPPGPTMPGAADENSSRTSYHGMFRMYLDSPNHRGRENQGSPKQAASTRNSKEQGARRLARDLRTRSHHCSPVSGAQAEPPFASPVLEGYQTMKLAIHRETAAFLPYPGQPIPQELICKWTDSKGHHSRQACSRIFSTMYELVHHVTMEHVGGPEQPNHVCDWEGCAREKKPFKAKYKLVNHIRVHTGERPFLCPFPGCEKVFARAENLKIHKRIHTGEKPFVCEFAGCDRRFANSSDRKKHTHVHSRDKPYSCKVKGCEKSYTHPSSLRKHLKTHGSLEPALATATAKPRAAGEPTGAQEPGAGACQSLASPAACLAKCGPSRCQGRQRDAPEPERGGTSHATPHSGREARRTPLPARPQLWRQVPSEGSRGSPSPRTLPAGLAKGWEPGHSRDEGNAPPSRRGLSEL